GGCCGATGAGAAGCCTGTGGCGAATAAGGCCTGAAATCCTGTCGTTCAAACATTTCAGGGCCGCCGTCTTGCGCTAGATTGGCAGCCATGCTCAATATTTTCGCCATCTGCATCGGTGCCTGTCTTGGCGCCCTGTCGCGCTGGGGGCTGGGACTGTGGCTGAGCGCAGGCGCCAGTCTGCCCTGGGGCACCCTGGCAGCCAATCTGATCGGCGGCTATCTGATCGGTGTTTTCATCGCGCTGTTTCAGGCCATGCCCCAGCTGGATCCGGCCTGGAAGTTGGCCATCATCACCGGCTTCCTCGGCGCCCTGACCACGTTTTCCAGCTATTCGGCCGAGGTCATCGGCCTGCTGCAGCAGCAACGTCTGGCTGCCGCTCTGGGCTGGGCCAGCGTGCACCTGGTCGGCTCACTGTTCATGACCTACATGGGCATGATCAGCTGGAGCATCTGGTTCAGCCGTTAAGCT
This DNA window, taken from Comamonas testosteroni TK102, encodes the following:
- the crcB gene encoding fluoride efflux transporter CrcB produces the protein MLNIFAICIGACLGALSRWGLGLWLSAGASLPWGTLAANLIGGYLIGVFIALFQAMPQLDPAWKLAIITGFLGALTTFSSYSAEVIGLLQQQRLAAALGWASVHLVGSLFMTYMGMISWSIWFSR